Genomic window (Prosthecochloris aestuarii DSM 271):
AGGATATGCTCCGCGCAACAGGCAGTAAACTGTTCGATACCGATCTGATAATTCGTTATCTTCTCAGTGTGCCTTCGGTTCAGATTGCTGTACTGATGGTTGAAATGGTTGATGGCCGTACCAAAGTGAGTTTCAGGTCCCGTGGCGAGATATATGTCAATGAGATTGCAAAAATTTACGGAGGGGGTGGTCACAGAAACGCCGCAGGATGCCTGTTGCAGTTTTCACCCGAAAAAGCTTCCCGGGTGGTGCTGGGCGATGTGCGTGAATTTTTGAAAACCCATGTCAACAATACCGTAATCCAACTATGATGATGATAGCAATGAAGACTGAGACTACTGTAACAAAAAGCTCTTTAAAAAATATCAAAGCAGGTCTGCTTGTTCTGCCATTCAGCGTTAAAAGCCTTAAAAAAGATGCTCCGAAAGTGCTTGGCGCTCTCGGGCTCAATGACCGCGCACTGAAAGATTTCAAGGCAGCTGCGGGCGACACGCTTCTTTTCTACCCGGGCGGAGCCAGCGTGAAAGCTTCACGTGTTCTGCTTCTCGGTATCGGGGAGGGTGCAGCAACGGAAGATTATCGGAAAGCCGGCACAAGCGTTGCTCGTCAGGCGGCAACCTGTGAAGTTCAGAGTGTTGCAGTGGATGCGTCATCTATTGTGGAGTGGTCGGCCCGCAGCGCCTTGTCTCTTGAAGATATTGCTGAATTGCTGACAGGTTCGATCCTTAATGCGACCTATCGGTTTGACCGCCTTAAAAGCGGAAAAATGGAGAAGGATAAGAAGAAAAAAAAGGCTTCGTACGAAGGGATTTCCAGGCTGATTTTCAGGGTGAATGCCGGTAGTATCAAGGATGTGGAAAAAGGGACTGTTTCGGGTATGGTCATTGCGGAGTCTCAGGGAGTGGCACGGGATCTCGTCAATCTTCCCGGTAATCTGCTCAATGCTGTCGATATTGCCCGATATGCTTCCGAGTCTGCTGAAAAGCATGGATATACGGCAACTGTTTTCGACAAGGACGCCATAGACCACCTCGGTATGGGAGGGCTTATGGCCGTCAACAAAGGAAGTAAAGAACCACCGACATTCACAATTCTCGATTATAACCCCGGGGAAAAGTCAAAAGGAACGGTTGCGCTTGTAGGAAAAGGGGTGACGTTTGATTCCGGCGGTATATCCATCAAGCCGGCCAACGGTATGGATGAAATGAAATGTGATATGGCTGGAGCGGCGGTTGTTATAGCTACCGTTGAAGCGGCGGCAAGGCTCGGTCTCGAGTACCGAATTCTCGGGTTTATCCCTTCGACTGACAATATGCCGGGAGGCGCGGCTCAGAAGCCTGGCGATGTGATCACGACCTATTCCGGCATTACTGTCGAGGTTGGCAATACCGATGCTGAAGGTCGTCTTATTCTTGCCGATGCGCTCTCTTACGCTATAGAAACGTATAAGCCGGATACGATTATTGATCTGGCGACATTGACCGGAGCCTGTATTGTTGCTCTGGGATATGGGGTTGCCGGGATGTTCAGCAATGATGATAATCTTGCAGCGGCTCTCTATGATGCCGGTCAGGTGAGCGGTGAAAAGGTCTGGCGTCTGCCTTTGTGGGATGAGTATGATGAGCTGATCAAATCTGAAGTGGCCGATGTACATAATACGGGTGGTCGCGGTGCCGGCACCATTACTGCGGCCAAATTCCTGCAGAATTTTATTGGCGACCACAAGCACTGGGCTCACATCGATATTGCCGGGCCGGCATTTTCTGGTAAAGCCGGAGCAAAGGCTCATGGGGGTACAGGGTTTGGCGTGAGTCTTCTTCTGGATTTTCTGAGAAATATGTAACAGCCGGAAAAAGGTGCCGTTCATATTGCTGAGCGGTCTTTTTCCGATTCATGATACTCTATGAGTGAGAATGGTATGAATGATATTGAACCGAATCCTGTTGTGATTATTCCGGGGGTGCTGTTTTGGGACGGCTTGTACGACGGGATGAAACAGGAGCTCAGTCGCACTATTGCATCGGAAAGAATCGCCGTGGTTCCTGTCAGTCTGCTTGACTGGGTAGGCTTTCCGCCAAGGCCTGAGCTTTCCACGAACAGAGTCATGGCCGCACTTGACAGGACAATAGCGGACATGCAGCAGCGTTTTCCTGATAAACCGGTGAGGATTGTCGCTCATAGCGGAGGAGGGACAGTAGCGTTGGTCTATCTTCTGGAAAAAGAGTTTCAGGGTGATGTGTACCATCGCAGAAAATCGGTCAGTACACTGTTGACCCTTGGTACTCCTTTTGTGACAAAAGAGTATTACGCAAAGATGAAGACCGATTTCATCATGAAGCATCTTTCCGACGACTTTTTTCATGATTGCCGTGTTGTTTCAGTTGTGAGTGATGCCTACCAGGGAGCTCTCGATAAAGGCCTGATCGAAAAGGTGTGCTACCATTTCTATATGAATGTTGTCGGAGAAGGAAATCTGGCCGGCGACGGCATTGTTCCTGTTACAAGCTGTTTTCTTGAAGGGGCTGAAAATGTTACTATTTCAGGAATTGAGCATCTTCCAACACCGCATGCCAAATGGTATGGGACAAAAGAGGGGGTCGAACAATGGGTGGACATGCTATGAAAGAGGTTGTCAGGCGAACTGCTTTGCTCATGATTGTTGCGCTTGTTATGGTTGCCGGGGGTTGTCAAAGCCGTCAGCAGCAGGAGAGTTCCCGACAGGAGTATGTTGAGTCTATCATGGCTATTCTGACGCAGGTTCAGAAAAACCTCTCCAGGATTCAGCAGAAAGAGGCTGTTGTCGAGCGTTTGTCATCTGATATTGAAAAGAAGGAAGAAAAAAGCGCGGAGGAACTTGGCCGTGATATTAATGCAAGCATCCGCTTTATCGATTCGACGCTGCAGTCCAGTAAAAATCTTGTCTCACGTCTGGAGGAGGAAAATAAAAATTCAGCATACCGTATCGCATCGGTTGATCAGCTGACAGCTGAGCTGCGCAGTACGATCGAGAAAAAAGATCGTGAGATTCAGGAGCTCAAGACCGAGGTTCAGAATCTCGATCGTCAGGTGACGGAACTGCTTGAAACCGTTGATGTTCTCGATGAGTTTATCATAGAGCAGGAAGACAAGCTTTCGTTTGCTTACTATATTTCAGGGACATATGATGATCTTGTCGAGAAAGGTATTCTTGCGCGTTCGACAAACCCTCTTGCCGGGATCTTCAATCGGGAGTACCGTTTGACACAGGATTTTGATGTATCGCTTTTTCAACGTATCGATATTATTGAAACACGCGATCTCTTTTTTGAGCGATCTCCAAAAAATCTTAAAATCGTCACCCCTCATACCACTGATTCCTATGAGATGATAGGCGGAGAGAGTTCTGCTCTGCTGCTTATCAGGGACGAAAACGAGTTCTGGAAAAAATCACGCTGCCTGGTTATCGTGATTGAAGAGTAGATGCTCGATCACCTGTTCAGGTGCTGGCTTGTTTTTCCGTTAAGGTAGCGGTCAATGACCTTCGCCCCAACACTGTCTCCCCATACGTTGACCATTGTCCTGCAACGGTCGAGGAACCAGTCTATAGCAAGAATGAGCGAAATGCCTTCCACTGGAAGGTTGACCGCTTTCAGGACCAGAACCATAGTGACCAGCCCTGCTTCAGGAATACCCGCGGCTCCGATTGCCGCAAGTGTTGCTGTGAGAAAGACGATGCCGAGTTCCGGCCCCGTCAGTATGATTCCGTTCATCTGGGCGATAAATATAACGGCAACTGCTTCATAAAGAGCGGTGCCGTCCATGTTGATTGTCGCTCCAAGGGGAAGCGTGAATCCTGCTGTTCGGGCTGAGACATTGTTTTTTTCTTCGGCGCATTCCATGGTGACCGGAAGCGTTGCCGAGCTTGAGGCTGTTGAAAAGGCTGTCAGGAGAGCAGGAGAGGTGTTGGCGGCGAACCGTCCGGGAGGTGTTCTCCCGATAAATTTCAGGAGGAGAGGCAGGACGATGATGCTGTGAATCATGAGCCCGGCAATGACAGTCAGCGAATAGCTGCCGAGGCGCATGAGTTCAGGGATGAATCCGTTAAATCCTCCGGCGCTGCTCAGTCGTCCTGCAATAAGAGCCCCTATTCCGACAGGTGCGGTATACATGATCAGGTGAATGATTTTCATCACTGCTTCGTTGAGGCTGACGAAAAAGTCCAGAACCGGTCGGCCTTGTTCTCCCATCGTTGTCAGAACGCCTCCCAGGAGGAGTGAAAAGACAATGATCGGCAGGATATCATTTTCCGCCATAGCCTTGAAAAGATTTGATGGGACAAGGCCGGTAATCACCTCTTTGAGCAGTCCCTGGATGGTGCGCTCTTCTTCTTGTGCTCTTCGGGTTTGCGGTGCTTCGTCCATCAGGGATTCATTGTGCGTTGCCGTTATTGCTGATGGCGGTTCTGTTGGTGGCGTTGCAATACCGGGGTTGCCGGGTTGGAGCAGAACAACCAGGGTTATTCCTGTGATAACGGCGACTGCGGTGGTGCCAAGGTAGTAGCTGATGGTTACTCTTCCCAGCGAGCCGAGCTTCCGTATGTCCCCGAGCCTGCTGATGCCGGTTATCATTGCCGCGATAATGAGTGGCATGACAAGCATCGAAAGTGTTCGTATGAAGAGGTCTCCGATAAACGAGATTTCGTTGCCGACGGCTGGAAAAAATCCTCCGATAAGCGTACCGGAGAGAATTCCTGCAAGAATGCCAATGAGAAGTTTGTTGTTCTGCAAGGGTCGGGAGTGGTTGGGTTTTTGCGGATGATGATCGTGTCAAAAGTACGGTTTTTTACATTATTTTTGTATATATAAGCTCATTTTTCAGGATGCCGCTAACGCGGTTATCTTTGTTTTTTCCCTCATACGTCATTGAAAAAACTCTATAACGCGCATGTTATGAAGATTACCATTTTTGGTTCAGGATATGTCGGTCTGGTCACGGGAGCATGTTTTGCCGAAGTCGGCAATGACGTGCTGTGCGTCGATATCGACGAAGAAAAAATCAGTCGTCTGAAAAAGGGTGAAATCCCGATATACGAGCCGGGCCTTGAGGATATGGTGATTGAAAACAGCCGTGAAGGGCGTCTGAAGTTTACGTCAGATGTCGCTGAGGGTGTGGCTTATGGCCTGTTTCAGTTTATCGCTGTGGGGACGCCGCCTGATGAAGACGGTTCGGCAGACCTTCGCCATGTGCTCAGTGTCGCTGAGAGCATCGGGCGTCACATGGACGACTATCGTATCATTATCGACAAATCAACGGTGCCAGTGGGGACTGCAGACTTGGTTCGAGACAAGGTGCTGTCGGTGCTTGCCGAAAGAAACGTTTCGATAGATTTCGATGTTGTCTCCAATCCGGAATTTCTCAAGGAAGGCGATGCTATCAACGACTTTATGAAGCCGGAGCGGATCGTTGTTGGCGTGGATAATCCGAGAACAAAAGAACTTTTACGCACCCTCTACGGTCCGTTTAACCGGAGCCATGAGCGTTTTATTGCGATGGATATCCGTTCGGCGGAGCTGACCAAGTATGCTGCTAACGCTATGCTGGCCACCAAGATCAGCTTCATGAACGAGATTGCCAATATCGCCGAGCGTGTCGGTGCTGATGTCGAAGCAGTGCGTCGCGGTATCGGTTCGGACTCGAGGATCGGTTTTCCCTTTATCTATCCCGGTGTCGGTTACGGTGGATCCTGTTTCCCGAAGGATGTGCAGGCGCTTGAGCGAACCGCACGTAAATTCGGTTATGATTCGCGAATTCTGCAGGCTGTCGAGGCCGTGAATCACGATCAGAAGCTGTCGCTTGTCGATAAGATGCGTGACCATTTCAAGGGTGATTTGAAGGGTAAAACCATAGCAATATGGGGTCTGGCCTTCAAACCCAATACCGACGACATGCGTGAGGCTCCGAGCCGCGAGATTATCGAAGCCTTATGGAGTGAGGGCGCAAAGGTCAGGGCGTATGATCCGGTTGCGATAGACGAGGCAAGGCGGATCTATGGCGAGCGTGATGATCTTGAGCTTCTTGAGCATCCCGACGAGACACTCAAGGGTGCCGATGCGCTGGCTGTGGTTACTGAGTGGATGGTGTTTCGCAGCCCTGATTTCGATGTCATGAAATCGGAGCTTACTTCCCCGGTGATTTTCGACGGTCGCAACATCTACAATCCTGATATGATGGAGCAGCTTGGCTTCACCTACTACTCTATAGGACGGCTCCCAAGGTGTAATGCCTGAGTCACTCCTGCTTCTGTCGCTCTAAGCATGCAGACCAGTTACCGGTCCGGCATCTGCCGGTACCGGTAGAGGTGATCAAGAGGCCCGGATCCTTTTCCCAGATGGAAAAATGATCCGGCTTCAAGTGCTCCGAGAAGATAGTTCCTGCCTTCTGCAACCGCGTCTTCAAGCCCTCTGCCTTTTGCAAGAAAGCAAGCGATCGCTGATGAAAGGGTACAGCCTGTGCCGTGGGTATTGACAGTGCTGATCCTTGGTGAGGAAAACCACCGTTCCTCTCTACCGCTCAAAAGCAGGTCTTCACAGCGATCTCCCTGCATATGCCCGCCTTTGACCAGGACGGCCTCAGGGCCTGTTATCAGAAGTTTTTCGGCAACCTTGCGGATTTCGGTTTTTGATGAGGGGAGTTCGGTTCGGCCGGTCAGTTTCGATGCTTCGGGAAGGTTTGGAGTGATGAGCCGGGCGAGAGGAAAGAGCTCGCGCTTGAGTTCATCGATACTTTCTTCGGGGAGTAGATGGCTGCCGCTTGATGAGATGAGTACGGTGTCGAGTACGATCGGCCGGAGGCTCTTCATTTTACGGATGCTGCAGGCAATGCTTCCTATCGCTTTTTGACTCCCGAGCATGCCGATCTTGATGGCATCGATCCGGATGTCTTTATTCAGGACATCTATTTGATGGCTGATGAATTCCGGCTCTACCGCTGTGAACGATTCAACGTCGCAGGTGTTCTGTGCCGTCAGCGCAGTGATGGCGCTCAATCCGTAACAGCCCAGGGCCGCAATTGTTTTCAGATCTGCCTGGATTCCGGCGCCTCCGCTTCCATCGGAACCTGCAATGCTCAGCACTGTGGTGTAGCTCTTTTTCATGCGTTCAGAAGGAGAGTATGGTTGAGTAGGTATCAGAAGGATGTGGCTATCAGGTTTGTTCAATGATGATTGCAAGCTCACGAGCCGCTTCAGCGGGATTGACGGCTGAGCTGATCGCAGAAATAACAGCAAGACCGTCTGCGCCATTGCTCATGACTTCTCGTGCGTTATCGAGTCCGATGCCGCCGATAGCGATAAGAGGAATATCAACTGATTGTTTTACCGTGCGGATATATTCAGGGCCGAGCGGGGCGTTTTCTTTTTGTTTGGAGCCGGTCGGAAAGATATGGCCCAGTCCGATATAGTCTGCTCCTTTTTGCTGCGCGTCAAGTGCTTCATGGACAGAAGAGACCGAACAGCCTATTATAGCGGGAGAAGGGAGCAGTTTCCGGGCAACGTCGATCGGGAGGTCATTCTGTCCGAGATGAACGCCGTCTGCACCAGCGGCAAGAGCGATATCAAGCCGGTCATTAACGATGAAGAGCGCGCCATACCTGCGGCACATCTTTCCGATCGACAAGGCCCAGGTGAAAAGGTCGTGGCCGGAAGCGTTTTTATGCCGTAACTGTATCATGCCGGTCCCGCCTTTCAGCGCCTCTTCGGCAACGATTTCGGGGTTGTCCTGCTGAGTGGTTATGAAGCAGAGCAGCTTATTCATGATGCACGTGGTTCAGAATAGTTTGAAATGATTCGATGGTTCTGTGCAGATTGGTCGGTGAGGCAAACAGCGACATGGCTGCCAGGCCATAAGCCCCTTCATCGAGACAACTTGCTGCGTTTTCTGGCGTTATTCCTCCAATGGCGAAGACAGGAACTGAGACGTTTTTGCAGATCTCTCCGAGCTGTTTTACTCCCTGAGGAGGCCCGTATTTTCTTTTGAGCGGCGTATCGAATACCGGACCGAAAAGCAGGTAATCAGCACCGTCCTGTTCTGCCGTTATGGCGGATTGCACTGAATGAGTGCTTTTGCCGGTGTACAAGCCGGGACAGATGGAGCGTGTTGCAGAGAGAGGGCAGCTTTGTTCAGGCATGTGCACGCCGTTGGCGCCAACTGCCAGTGCGATGTCGCTCCGTTCATTGATAAAGAGCAGTGAGTCGCTTTTATTGATGGCTGACTGCAGGCGTGCCGCCAATGTGTAGAGCCTGGCGGTATCGAGGTGTTTTTCACGAAGCTGAACGATGATCCTCGACCGGGAGACTGCGCTTGATACCAAGGAGGGGAGTTTTTCTTCGGGAAAAGAAAAAACCCGGCTGTATGTGACCATATACAGCCGGGGAAGTTCATGGCCTGGCGACGGCATAGATCAGCCCTGAATGTCTTCAAGAATAAGCCCGGCAACCTTTTTGCCGCTGAGGAACATGCCGCCGAAAATCGGACCCATTCTGAATCCGCCCATGGCATTGTTTGCAGCCATGCCTGAGGCATAGAGGCCGGGATAGAGTCTTTTGGTGTTGATGACCGTTGAACTCTCTCCGTTTTCCATCCACATTGGTTTTTCTCCCATGACTTTTCCTGTAGGGGTGTCAAGAGTAATGCCTGCCTTCTTGCTGGCAAGATTGATCAGCTCCGACGGGTGACCTGTTCCATCAAGAACCGCTCGTGATGTTATGACAAGCGGATCGACATGCATCTCAAGTCTGGAGACCGGATTCCAGTTGATAACGACGCCGCAGACTCTTTCGTCACGCATGGCAAGATCTTCGACTCGTACCGCGTTGAAAATTCGTACACCTGCATGTACTGCGCCGTAAATCAGTGCACTGGAGACTTCAACGGCATCGGCCGTGACATAGCCCTCACCGGTTGTTTTATAGCGGATGGCGTACTCATCAAGAATCGGTATGATGTTTTCCTGTAGGACAATTTCGTTAAAAAGCATACCACCGCCCCAGACTCCACCGCCGGGAGCAAGCTTGCTTTCGAAAATGGCGACTTTTTTGCCGGCTTTTGCAAGCTCTTTTGCTGCAATCAGTCCGGATGGACCCGCACCGACAATGGCGACATCGACAGTGAGAGAGTCTTCAAGTTTGGCGAAAAAGCTCTGGATGATAAATTTTGAGATTTTTTCTTCCATGATATCTGCTTAAGAGGTTACTGATAGATAAGCAGGTGGGCTGAAAAGTCAGGGAAAAAAAGGGAAGAAAGCGTAAGCAGTTTCATCTTCTTTCCTTGCGTCAGTATTACCTGCATCAAGTTGTATGGGTTTATTCTCAGCCGCATTGTGCAGCACCCCAAGGTGAAACATTGTTCCAGTAGATGACGATACATATTTTTCGGATTATAAACAAAATTTCGACTGTTGTGAGTTTATCATACAGTGCTTTTTATTGGAGATTGGAGCGAGTTTGAGGAGTGCGAGGCAATGTTTTTTGTGGTATTTTTAAGCCACAGCGATACTCTTGTTTGAACATCAACAAATTGAAGATATGTCTCTTACTGAACAGCGTCTGAAAAAAGCAGGATTGGCGATACCTGACAGCCCTCAGCCTGCAGGCTTATACGAGTCTGCGTTACGGTATGGGGATCTTGTCTATACATCAGGCCACCTCCCATTGCTTCAGGGGGTCCTGTACGAGCCAGGTGGCTCTGGAAAAGTCAATGAAGTCAATGAGGCTGATGTTGCCGATGCAGCCAGGATTGCGGTGCTCAATGCTCTGGCGGCCATAAAGTCGGTTATAGGGGATCTTGATCGTGTAGAACGGGTTCTGAAGATGACCGTTTATGTGGCCAGTGAGGCATATTTTTCCCGTCAGCATGTCGTGGCAAACGCGGCTTCTGCGGTTTTGTGCGATGCGTTTGGCCCGGAGTCGGGACGGCATGTCAGAAGTGCCGTTGGCGTTGCGGAATTGCCTCTGGATTCAAGCGTTGAAATCGAGCTTCTTGTCGGAGTTTGCCAGGGCGATGATCTGATGTGAAGTGATTCAGTTCTGTTTCTTTCCTTGATTTTTCAGGATCGTAAGTGTATCGCCCTCCATGACCCCGTGAGTTTTAAACCATCCTGCGTTGACTTCGAGCGCCATTTTGGCCGGTTTATCGGAAGAGTAGAGCAGTGAGTCATTATTGATACGCAGCATATGCTCTATGTTGATGATGATATTCTGTTTGTTAATAAATGCTATATCCAGAGGGATAAAGGTGTTTTTCATCCAGAATTTCAGCTGGCCTGGATTCATGAATATGAACAGCATTCCCTCATCTGCCCCAAGTTTATTTCTCCACATCAACCCTTTGCTACGACCTTCCTCATGAAGAGGAACCTCTACGTCAAGCGTGTCGCCTGAGGCGATAATGGTCCATTGTTCATATTCGTCAGATGGTTTCTGATCACAGCATTGTACAGGATGTGGTTCGGAAAACAGGCTCGTCAGAAAGAGCAGGAAGGCCGGAAGTGTTTTACTCATCGGTATTCTGTTGTGCTGAAAAGTGTTTTTTCGGTGCTTGTAATATAGCGATAATGCTTGTTTTTACGTGAGTCTGATTTTTTATTTTAAGATAGTTTATGTCTATACATTGTTGAGTTTTTGAGAATTTTATCTAAGTAAATTGGTGATATATTAGTTTTTATTAATTCTTTATCATGATTTAATATAAGATAATTAAAATGATTCTATATTTATTGTTTTGTTGTGGTTTGTTTTTTTATGGACTGCTATTTCTGTTCTTTTTTTTTGTTTCTTGTTTTTGAGTTTTTTTGATTATTAACTGTTTAGTAAATTTTTTTACTTGATTTATTTAAATTCTTAAAAAAAAAGGCTTTAAATGATTTAGACTAAAGTTTGATTTATGTTATTTTGGTGTTTGTTCTTTTTGTTAATTTTTATTTTTTGGTGTTATTGTGTTTTTTTTCTGATTTGTTTTGTTGCGCTTTATTTTTGATAAGTTTTTTTTATTTCTTGTTAATTTATTTCCGTTTTATTTGTGTTTTATTTGTGTTTTATTTCATTTTATTGTTGTTATTTTTTTTTGATTTACTTTTTTTTATTCTTTTATTTTTTCTTGTTTATTCTTCTTTTTTTTGTTTTTTTTGTTCGGGTTCTTTGCTCCTGGTTGATTTGGGCTTTTGGTGGCGGGTTGAGAAGGTGTTATCTTGTTAACCGATATGTGTTGATTCCTGTTTCTGTTTTTCTATTGCCTCCACACCTCTTTAATACTATGAGCCGTATTTTTCAGGCCCTGGTTATGATTGCAGTCCTCTCTTTCGGTATTCTTCTTGGGAGCAGACTGCAAAACGATTCTTTGGGTCCTGTTTTTGGTTATCAGAAAAAACTCTTTGATGTTATTAATCTGATTTCATCGAGATATGTCGATGATGTTGATCCTGATTCTCTGGCGGAAAGCGGCATTAAGGGTATGGTTGAATCCCTTGATCCTCATACTGTTTATCTGAGTCAGGATAAAG
Coding sequences:
- a CDS encoding leucyl aminopeptidase codes for the protein MKTETTVTKSSLKNIKAGLLVLPFSVKSLKKDAPKVLGALGLNDRALKDFKAAAGDTLLFYPGGASVKASRVLLLGIGEGAATEDYRKAGTSVARQAATCEVQSVAVDASSIVEWSARSALSLEDIAELLTGSILNATYRFDRLKSGKMEKDKKKKKASYEGISRLIFRVNAGSIKDVEKGTVSGMVIAESQGVARDLVNLPGNLLNAVDIARYASESAEKHGYTATVFDKDAIDHLGMGGLMAVNKGSKEPPTFTILDYNPGEKSKGTVALVGKGVTFDSGGISIKPANGMDEMKCDMAGAAVVIATVEAAARLGLEYRILGFIPSTDNMPGGAAQKPGDVITTYSGITVEVGNTDAEGRLILADALSYAIETYKPDTIIDLATLTGACIVALGYGVAGMFSNDDNLAAALYDAGQVSGEKVWRLPLWDEYDELIKSEVADVHNTGGRGAGTITAAKFLQNFIGDHKHWAHIDIAGPAFSGKAGAKAHGGTGFGVSLLLDFLRNM
- a CDS encoding lipase family alpha/beta hydrolase, encoding MNDIEPNPVVIIPGVLFWDGLYDGMKQELSRTIASERIAVVPVSLLDWVGFPPRPELSTNRVMAALDRTIADMQQRFPDKPVRIVAHSGGGTVALVYLLEKEFQGDVYHRRKSVSTLLTLGTPFVTKEYYAKMKTDFIMKHLSDDFFHDCRVVSVVSDAYQGALDKGLIEKVCYHFYMNVVGEGNLAGDGIVPVTSCFLEGAENVTISGIEHLPTPHAKWYGTKEGVEQWVDML
- a CDS encoding biogenesis of lysosome-related organelles complex 1 subunit 2, with translation MGGHAMKEVVRRTALLMIVALVMVAGGCQSRQQQESSRQEYVESIMAILTQVQKNLSRIQQKEAVVERLSSDIEKKEEKSAEELGRDINASIRFIDSTLQSSKNLVSRLEEENKNSAYRIASVDQLTAELRSTIEKKDREIQELKTEVQNLDRQVTELLETVDVLDEFIIEQEDKLSFAYYISGTYDDLVEKGILARSTNPLAGIFNREYRLTQDFDVSLFQRIDIIETRDLFFERSPKNLKIVTPHTTDSYEMIGGESSALLLIRDENEFWKKSRCLVIVIEE
- a CDS encoding dicarboxylate/amino acid:cation symporter; this encodes MQNNKLLIGILAGILSGTLIGGFFPAVGNEISFIGDLFIRTLSMLVMPLIIAAMITGISRLGDIRKLGSLGRVTISYYLGTTAVAVITGITLVVLLQPGNPGIATPPTEPPSAITATHNESLMDEAPQTRRAQEEERTIQGLLKEVITGLVPSNLFKAMAENDILPIIVFSLLLGGVLTTMGEQGRPVLDFFVSLNEAVMKIIHLIMYTAPVGIGALIAGRLSSAGGFNGFIPELMRLGSYSLTVIAGLMIHSIIVLPLLLKFIGRTPPGRFAANTSPALLTAFSTASSSATLPVTMECAEEKNNVSARTAGFTLPLGATINMDGTALYEAVAVIFIAQMNGIILTGPELGIVFLTATLAAIGAAGIPEAGLVTMVLVLKAVNLPVEGISLILAIDWFLDRCRTMVNVWGDSVGAKVIDRYLNGKTSQHLNR
- a CDS encoding UDP-glucose dehydrogenase family protein; amino-acid sequence: MKITIFGSGYVGLVTGACFAEVGNDVLCVDIDEEKISRLKKGEIPIYEPGLEDMVIENSREGRLKFTSDVAEGVAYGLFQFIAVGTPPDEDGSADLRHVLSVAESIGRHMDDYRIIIDKSTVPVGTADLVRDKVLSVLAERNVSIDFDVVSNPEFLKEGDAINDFMKPERIVVGVDNPRTKELLRTLYGPFNRSHERFIAMDIRSAELTKYAANAMLATKISFMNEIANIAERVGADVEAVRRGIGSDSRIGFPFIYPGVGYGGSCFPKDVQALERTARKFGYDSRILQAVEAVNHDQKLSLVDKMRDHFKGDLKGKTIAIWGLAFKPNTDDMREAPSREIIEALWSEGAKVRAYDPVAIDEARRIYGERDDLELLEHPDETLKGADALAVVTEWMVFRSPDFDVMKSELTSPVIFDGRNIYNPDMMEQLGFTYYSIGRLPRCNA
- the thiD gene encoding bifunctional hydroxymethylpyrimidine kinase/phosphomethylpyrimidine kinase; its protein translation is MKKSYTTVLSIAGSDGSGGAGIQADLKTIAALGCYGLSAITALTAQNTCDVESFTAVEPEFISHQIDVLNKDIRIDAIKIGMLGSQKAIGSIACSIRKMKSLRPIVLDTVLISSSGSHLLPEESIDELKRELFPLARLITPNLPEASKLTGRTELPSSKTEIRKVAEKLLITGPEAVLVKGGHMQGDRCEDLLLSGREERWFSSPRISTVNTHGTGCTLSSAIACFLAKGRGLEDAVAEGRNYLLGALEAGSFFHLGKGSGPLDHLYRYRQMPDR
- the thiE gene encoding thiamine phosphate synthase, giving the protein MNKLLCFITTQQDNPEIVAEEALKGGTGMIQLRHKNASGHDLFTWALSIGKMCRRYGALFIVNDRLDIALAAGADGVHLGQNDLPIDVARKLLPSPAIIGCSVSSVHEALDAQQKGADYIGLGHIFPTGSKQKENAPLGPEYIRTVKQSVDIPLIAIGGIGLDNAREVMSNGADGLAVISAISSAVNPAEAARELAIIIEQT
- a CDS encoding thiamine phosphate synthase is translated as MVTYSRVFSFPEEKLPSLVSSAVSRSRIIVQLREKHLDTARLYTLAARLQSAINKSDSLLFINERSDIALAVGANGVHMPEQSCPLSATRSICPGLYTGKSTHSVQSAITAEQDGADYLLFGPVFDTPLKRKYGPPQGVKQLGEICKNVSVPVFAIGGITPENAASCLDEGAYGLAAMSLFASPTNLHRTIESFQTILNHVHHE
- a CDS encoding sulfide-dependent adenosine diphosphate thiazole synthase, encoding MEEKISKFIIQSFFAKLEDSLTVDVAIVGAGPSGLIAAKELAKAGKKVAIFESKLAPGGGVWGGGMLFNEIVLQENIIPILDEYAIRYKTTGEGYVTADAVEVSSALIYGAVHAGVRIFNAVRVEDLAMRDERVCGVVINWNPVSRLEMHVDPLVITSRAVLDGTGHPSELINLASKKAGITLDTPTGKVMGEKPMWMENGESSTVINTKRLYPGLYASGMAANNAMGGFRMGPIFGGMFLSGKKVAGLILEDIQG
- a CDS encoding RidA family protein, coding for MSLTEQRLKKAGLAIPDSPQPAGLYESALRYGDLVYTSGHLPLLQGVLYEPGGSGKVNEVNEADVADAARIAVLNALAAIKSVIGDLDRVERVLKMTVYVASEAYFSRQHVVANAASAVLCDAFGPESGRHVRSAVGVAELPLDSSVEIELLVGVCQGDDLM
- a CDS encoding DUF192 domain-containing protein is translated as MSKTLPAFLLFLTSLFSEPHPVQCCDQKPSDEYEQWTIIASGDTLDVEVPLHEEGRSKGLMWRNKLGADEGMLFIFMNPGQLKFWMKNTFIPLDIAFINKQNIIINIEHMLRINNDSLLYSSDKPAKMALEVNAGWFKTHGVMEGDTLTILKNQGKKQN